Proteins encoded by one window of Bactrocera oleae isolate idBacOlea1 chromosome 4, idBacOlea1, whole genome shotgun sequence:
- the Arms gene encoding kinase D-interacting substrate of 220 kDa B isoform X1 — protein sequence MKKALSTAQEDEASEQGAVGDQARRTPPRLVQMGRAFSEMSPLNPATASPSSRSASSAAAGVALQIRRDSGNYGSMFPFGFLRLSLQKTGSSIQHLNRYGDSMGSLAHRALLQYVENNDLSGLRAILDSRHLSVDDRDENGTTGLMVVAGRGLTVFVREFLARGADVQAEDNDNWTALICAAKNGHFDIVQLLIDHGTDIEHRDMGGWTALMWAAYRGHTDLVRFLLEKGADVNVHGNYHLGPLLWAAGRGFRDIVELLVQRGAKVNVGDKYGTTALVWACRKGNAEIVDTLLKAGANVDTAGMYSWTPLLVATSGGHTDCVTSLLEKKPNVNALDKDGMTALAIASREGFQEICAALIAAGAYINIQDRAGDTPLIHAVKGGHRSVVEALLKKHADVDIQGKDRKTAIYTAVEKGHTHIVKILLSTNPDLEAATKDGDTALLRAVRNRNLEMVQMLLDRKAKVTASDKRGDTCLHIAMRARSKAIVEALLRNPKNSQLLYRANKAGETPYNIDTIHQKTILGQVFGARRLNTNEDSEGMLGYELYSSALADVLSEPTLTTPITVGLYAKWGSGKSFLLNKLRDEMNNFARQWAELPINTSGLMFLVNLHIALVLGTVVGLSSWSAMWGSIAAVLYLVFTYLLLASINYANNHMDVYWAYSVQHGIMKRFGRLRLILQVAFCHPPGAQADTQAKPVRFHFAEASSASPTGESAVTHMLAALYEAIESHYGWLSTRLYRAFRPKALKVTSGWRWRRMCCMPIVIVFELCLLTLITGISLVVAYFTYASAEEKERILVSLYVICAILVTIICTNLHGLAKAFGSLFISQGRHLRRSVRLNEGAPLTAMGAEVALMTDMVKCLDAFTNQQSRLVGVVDALDSCDTERILCVLNAIQTLLSSPNRPFVLLIAVDPHVIAKAAEANSRRLFTEGGIGGHDFLRNLVHLPVYLQNSGLRKVQRAQMTAMLFKRNYSEFPNEDGPTLGHSVSARRLSNASEIMSSQEKLRTSHNPGRSGKKMRLSESVASSIGSNLHRLGQNPQGVLDLSRIMLTDDYFSDVNPRSMRRLMNVIYITVRLLKAFQIDFSWYRLSSWINLTEQWPLRASMIVLQHDNFMDSYDDNVSLQAVYEKVRPKIACLREAAPLLELDRDERKLDAFLQLHKSDLLVADLRIFLPFTINLDPYLRKVLKEDQQSIEDEGTLMLQNKPSINPAVRIPPPIPTYVPSPAAYPPYQLFHNDYELRHRNASINSEPAMTPLIGSPSDSFGDDVLQTKLSDLTVEGVVSLLERVDDLRPALPKLSPILKENAINGRVLKYCDITDLKGVLGLNFGHWELFRLLINTLRDCEKLQRKFKPTPAIADVPAPNTTAPKDSTDTHTLAPSQPHSRKNSTTSHMEKQVTLEEQMICGALQTLNEEAFEDVASSERPSPSGLPTGEMLAAAAQLQLAPIRESSEFGSPSDDLKFNHFLQYANNNNYGNFHTQQHNHSDSTHSLQSIGIGGGGGGGVVGGNNTIHMGNGGTGVFNTGHVGGGIGAGDMYKLRHSIVGDASTQAAVQLLANQQQQHQLTAGGHGHHRNQRHHSVGDDLLYESLMPQQQQLRSPIQQQHQQQQQQRNTVPTVVVIPNTNGDHDISDTPL from the exons cATCTCAATCGCTACGGAGATTCTATGGGTTCACTAGCACATCGAGCGCTCCTACAGTATGTGGAAAATAATGACCTGTCCGGTTTGCGCGCTATCTTAGATAGTAGGCATTTATCCGTCGATGATCGTGATGAG AATGGCACCACTGGACTTATGGTTGTTGCTGGACGTGGCTTAACTGTTTTTGTGCGCGAATTCTTGGCACGCGGCGCAGATGTCCAAGCGGAGGACAATGACAATTGGACGGCACTTATATGCGCGGCCAAGAATGGTCACTTCGATATCGTACAACTGCTCATCGATCACGGCACCGATATTGAGCATCGTGATATG GGCGGTTGGACGGCATTAATGTGGGCCGCTTATCGTGGTCACACCGATCTGGTGCGTTTCCTGCTCGAGAAAGGCGCAGATGTGAATGTACATGGCAATTATCATTTGGGTCCGCTGCTGTGGGCAGCAGGTCGTGGCTTCAGAGATATTGTTGAATTGTTGGTGCAACGCGGTGCTAAGGTGAATGTCGGCGATAAGTATGGCACAACAGCGCTGGTGTGGGCGTGCCGCAAAGGCAATGCTGAGATTGTCGATACGCTACTAAAGGCCGGTGCTAATGTCGACACAGCTGGTATGTATTCGTGGACGCCGCTGCTGGTGGCCACCTCAGGCGGGCATACAGACTGTGTTACTTCGCTGCTGGAGAAGAAACCCAATGTTAATGCGCTGGATAAGGATGGCATGACCGCGTTGGCGATTGCGAGTCGTGAGGGCTTCCAA GAAATATGCGCGGCTCTGATCGCCGCTGGCGCTTACATCAACATTCAAGATCGCGCCGGCGACACACCCCTCATACATGCCGTCAAAGGTGGTCATCGCAGCGTTGTTGAAGCGCTGCTTAAAAAGCATGCTGATGTTGATATACAAGGCAAGGATCGGAAAACTGCTATATACACGGCAGTTGAGAAGGGCCATACGCATATAGTTAAGATACTCTTGTCCACCAATCCCGATCTCGAGGCGGCGACTAAAGACGGTGATACCGCGCTGCTACGCGCCGTGCGCAACCGTAATCTGGAAATGGTGCAAATGTTGTTGGATCGCAAGGCAAAGGTGACGGCGAGCGATAAACGTGGCGACACTTGCTTGCACATTGCCATGCGCGCGCGTTCCAAAGCAATTGTTGAGGCATTGCTGCGCAACCCCAAGAACAGTCAACTCTTGTACAGAGCGAATAAGGCTGGTGAGACGCCATACAATATTGATACCATACATCAAAAAACTATATTGGGACAAGTATTCGGCGCGCGTCGTCTCAATACGAATGAAGACTCGGAAGGCATGCTCGGCTATGAATTGTACTCGTCCGCTTTGGCTGATGTATTGAGTGAGCCTACGCTAACCACACCCATTACGGTCGGTTTGTACGCCAAATGGGGTAGCGGTAAAAGTTTTCTGCTCAACAAACTACGAGATGAGATGAATAATTTCGCTCGCCAGTGGGCGGAACTGCCCATCAATACGAGCGGCTTGATGTTCCTGGTTAATCTGCATATTGCGTTAGTGCTAGGCACCGTAGTCGGCCTATCTTCGTGGTCTGCCATGTGGGGCAGTATAGCAGCAGTGCTTTATTTAGTGTTCACATACCTCCTGCTTGCCAGTATTAATTATGCCAATAACCATATGGATGTCTACTGGGCATATTCGGTGCAACATGGTATTATGAAGCGTTTCGGTCGTCTGCGTCTAATATTACAGGTGGCATTCTGTCATCCGCCTGGTGCGCAAGCGGACACACAAGCGAAACCGGTGCGTTTTCACTTTGCTGAGGCGAGCAGCGCGTCGCCTACGGGCGAGAGCGCGGTTACGCATATGTTGGCTGCGCTCTATGAGGCCATCGAATCGCACTATGGCTGGCTGTCTACACGCTTGTATCGCGCGTTTCGTCCTAAAGCGTTGAAAGTGACATCCGGTTGGCGCTGGCGTCGCATGTGTTGCATGCCAATTGTGATTGTTTTCGAGTTATGTCTATTAACACTTATTACGGGTATCTCACTCGTGGTGGCGTATTTCACGTACGCTTCGGCTGAGGAAAAAGAAAGGATACTCGTTTCGCTTTATGTAATTTGCGCGATATTAGTGACTATCATTTGCACGAATTTACACGGACTGGCGAAGGCATTCGGTTCGCTCTTCATTTCACAAGGACGCCATTTGCGTCGTTCGGTGCGTCTTAATGAGGGTGCGCCACTGACTGCAATGGGCGCCGAGGTGGCTCTCATGACCGATATGGTGAAG TGCCTGGATGCTTTTACGAATCAGCAAAGCCGCCTTGTGGGCGTTGTAGACGCTTTGGATTCCTGTGATACGGAGCGCATACTTTGCGTGCTCAACGCCATACAAACGTTACTCTCCTCGCCGAATCGTCCATTTGTTTTGCTTATCGCTGTCGATCCGCATGTAATTGCGAAAGCAGCAGAGGCTAATAGCAGACGTCTCTTCACCGAAGGTGGCATTGGCGGCCACGATTTCTTGCGCAATCTAGTGCACTTGCCGGTGTATTTGCAGAATTCTGGTTTGCGTAAGGTGCAACGCGCTCAAATGACCGCTATGCTCTTCAAACGCAACTACAGTGAATTCCCCAATGAAGATGGTCCCACACTGGGACATTCGGTGTCGGCGCGTCGCTTGTCCAATGCATCGGAAATAATGTCCAGTCAAGAGAAATTGCGCACCTCGCATAATCCCGGGCGCAGCGGAAAGAAGATGCGTCTCTCCGAATCGGTGGCCAGTTCGATTGGATCGAATTTGCATCGCTTGGGTCAGAATCCGCAGGGCGTGCTCGATCTGTCGCGCATCATGTTAACCGATGACTATTTTAGTGATGTGAATCCGCGCAGCATGCGTCGTCTCATGAATGTCATCTACATAACAG TGCGTCTACTGAAAGCATTCCAAATAGACTTTAGTTGGTATCGTTTAAGTTCTTGGATCAATTTAACGGAGCAGTGGCCACTGCGCGCCAGCATGATTGTGCTGCAACACGACAACTTCATGGATTCATATGACGATAATGTATCGCTGCAAGCAGTCTATGAAAA agTACGCCCAAAAATCGCTTGTCTACGCGAGGCAGCACCATTGCTCGAGCTCGATCGTGATGAGCGCAAATTGGATGCATTCTTGCAGTTGCATAAATCGGATTTGTTAGTGGCGGATTTGCGCATATTTCTGCCTTTCACAATCAATCTCGATCCATATTTGAGAAAAGTTTTGAAAg AGGACCAACAATCGATCGAAGATGAAGGCACGCTAATGCTGCAGAATAAGCCGAGCATTAATCCTGCCGTACGCATACCCCCACCAATACCGACGTATGTGCCTTCGCCTGCTGCTTATCCCCCATATCAATTATTCCACAACGACTATGAGTTGAGACATCGAAATGCCAGTATAAATTCAGAACCGGCAATGACGCCGCTAATCGGCTCGCCAAGTGATTCGTTTGGT gatgACGTGCTGCAGACAAAACTATCCGACCTAACGGTTGAAGGTGTCGTCAGCTTGCTGGAACGCGTCGATGACTTGCGTCCCGCCTTACCGAAGTTGTCACCTATTCTCAAAGAGAATGCCATAAATGGGCGCGTACTGAAATACTGCGATATCACCGATCTGAAAGGG GTGCTCGGTCTCAATTTTGGCCACTGGGAATTATTTAGATTACTTATAAACACACTGCGAGACTGTGAAAAATTGCAACGTAAATTCAAACCAACACCGGCGATAGCTGATGTGCCAGCCCCAAACACGACGGCACCAAAAGACAGCACAGACACACATACGCTGGCGCCGAGTCAACCGCATTCACGTAAAAACTCAACCACCAGTCATATGGAAAAGCAG GTCACGCTGGAGGAGCAAATGATTTGCGGCGCATTGCAAACCCTCAACGAGGAAGCCTTCGAAGATGTGGCGAGCAGTGAGCGACCCAGCCCATCGGGTTTGCCTACAGGTGAGATGTTAGCTGCAGCTGCACAACTGCAATTAGCGCCCATACGCGAGTCATCGGAATTCGGTTCACCGTCCGATGACCTCAAATTTAATCACTTCCTACAGTatgccaacaataacaactacggCAATTTTCATACACAACAACATAATCACAGCGACAGCACGCATTCGCTGCAAAGTATTGGtattggtggtggtggtggtggtggtgttgtCGGTGGTAATAACACTATTCATATGGGTAATGGAGGCACTGGCGTTTTTAATACTGGTCATGTTGGTGGTGGCATTGGTGCTGGCGACATGTATAAGTTGCGTCATAGTATTGTTGGTGATGCCAGCACCCAAGCTGCCGTACAATTGTTGgctaatcaacaacaacaacaccagttGACAGCTGGTGGGCATGGTCATCATCGCAATCAGCGCCATCACTCTGTAGGTGATGATTTGCTCTATGAATCCCTAAtgccacaacagcaacaactgcgTTCgcctatacaacaacaacatcagcaacaacaacaacaacgcaataCAGTACCAACAGTTGTTGTCATACCAAATACAAATGGTGATCACGATATCAGCGATACGCCTCTATAG
- the Arms gene encoding kinase D-interacting substrate of 220 kDa B isoform X2, producing the protein MKLSKSLDELILSASRLSLNNLRSPIRKKTKNHLNRYGDSMGSLAHRALLQYVENNDLSGLRAILDSRHLSVDDRDENGTTGLMVVAGRGLTVFVREFLARGADVQAEDNDNWTALICAAKNGHFDIVQLLIDHGTDIEHRDMGGWTALMWAAYRGHTDLVRFLLEKGADVNVHGNYHLGPLLWAAGRGFRDIVELLVQRGAKVNVGDKYGTTALVWACRKGNAEIVDTLLKAGANVDTAGMYSWTPLLVATSGGHTDCVTSLLEKKPNVNALDKDGMTALAIASREGFQEICAALIAAGAYINIQDRAGDTPLIHAVKGGHRSVVEALLKKHADVDIQGKDRKTAIYTAVEKGHTHIVKILLSTNPDLEAATKDGDTALLRAVRNRNLEMVQMLLDRKAKVTASDKRGDTCLHIAMRARSKAIVEALLRNPKNSQLLYRANKAGETPYNIDTIHQKTILGQVFGARRLNTNEDSEGMLGYELYSSALADVLSEPTLTTPITVGLYAKWGSGKSFLLNKLRDEMNNFARQWAELPINTSGLMFLVNLHIALVLGTVVGLSSWSAMWGSIAAVLYLVFTYLLLASINYANNHMDVYWAYSVQHGIMKRFGRLRLILQVAFCHPPGAQADTQAKPVRFHFAEASSASPTGESAVTHMLAALYEAIESHYGWLSTRLYRAFRPKALKVTSGWRWRRMCCMPIVIVFELCLLTLITGISLVVAYFTYASAEEKERILVSLYVICAILVTIICTNLHGLAKAFGSLFISQGRHLRRSVRLNEGAPLTAMGAEVALMTDMVKCLDAFTNQQSRLVGVVDALDSCDTERILCVLNAIQTLLSSPNRPFVLLIAVDPHVIAKAAEANSRRLFTEGGIGGHDFLRNLVHLPVYLQNSGLRKVQRAQMTAMLFKRNYSEFPNEDGPTLGHSVSARRLSNASEIMSSQEKLRTSHNPGRSGKKMRLSESVASSIGSNLHRLGQNPQGVLDLSRIMLTDDYFSDVNPRSMRRLMNVIYITVRLLKAFQIDFSWYRLSSWINLTEQWPLRASMIVLQHDNFMDSYDDNVSLQAVYEKVRPKIACLREAAPLLELDRDERKLDAFLQLHKSDLLVADLRIFLPFTINLDPYLRKVLKEDQQSIEDEGTLMLQNKPSINPAVRIPPPIPTYVPSPAAYPPYQLFHNDYELRHRNASINSEPAMTPLIGSPSDSFGDDVLQTKLSDLTVEGVVSLLERVDDLRPALPKLSPILKENAINGRVLKYCDITDLKGVLGLNFGHWELFRLLINTLRDCEKLQRKFKPTPAIADVPAPNTTAPKDSTDTHTLAPSQPHSRKNSTTSHMEKQVTLEEQMICGALQTLNEEAFEDVASSERPSPSGLPTGEMLAAAAQLQLAPIRESSEFGSPSDDLKFNHFLQYANNNNYGNFHTQQHNHSDSTHSLQSIGIGGGGGGGVVGGNNTIHMGNGGTGVFNTGHVGGGIGAGDMYKLRHSIVGDASTQAAVQLLANQQQQHQLTAGGHGHHRNQRHHSVGDDLLYESLMPQQQQLRSPIQQQHQQQQQQRNTVPTVVVIPNTNGDHDISDTPL; encoded by the exons ATGAAGTTGTCAAAGAGTTTGGATGAGCTAATCCTGAGCGCGTCGCGTCTAAGTCTGAATAATTTACGTTCGCCGATTCGTaagaaaacgaaaaat cATCTCAATCGCTACGGAGATTCTATGGGTTCACTAGCACATCGAGCGCTCCTACAGTATGTGGAAAATAATGACCTGTCCGGTTTGCGCGCTATCTTAGATAGTAGGCATTTATCCGTCGATGATCGTGATGAG AATGGCACCACTGGACTTATGGTTGTTGCTGGACGTGGCTTAACTGTTTTTGTGCGCGAATTCTTGGCACGCGGCGCAGATGTCCAAGCGGAGGACAATGACAATTGGACGGCACTTATATGCGCGGCCAAGAATGGTCACTTCGATATCGTACAACTGCTCATCGATCACGGCACCGATATTGAGCATCGTGATATG GGCGGTTGGACGGCATTAATGTGGGCCGCTTATCGTGGTCACACCGATCTGGTGCGTTTCCTGCTCGAGAAAGGCGCAGATGTGAATGTACATGGCAATTATCATTTGGGTCCGCTGCTGTGGGCAGCAGGTCGTGGCTTCAGAGATATTGTTGAATTGTTGGTGCAACGCGGTGCTAAGGTGAATGTCGGCGATAAGTATGGCACAACAGCGCTGGTGTGGGCGTGCCGCAAAGGCAATGCTGAGATTGTCGATACGCTACTAAAGGCCGGTGCTAATGTCGACACAGCTGGTATGTATTCGTGGACGCCGCTGCTGGTGGCCACCTCAGGCGGGCATACAGACTGTGTTACTTCGCTGCTGGAGAAGAAACCCAATGTTAATGCGCTGGATAAGGATGGCATGACCGCGTTGGCGATTGCGAGTCGTGAGGGCTTCCAA GAAATATGCGCGGCTCTGATCGCCGCTGGCGCTTACATCAACATTCAAGATCGCGCCGGCGACACACCCCTCATACATGCCGTCAAAGGTGGTCATCGCAGCGTTGTTGAAGCGCTGCTTAAAAAGCATGCTGATGTTGATATACAAGGCAAGGATCGGAAAACTGCTATATACACGGCAGTTGAGAAGGGCCATACGCATATAGTTAAGATACTCTTGTCCACCAATCCCGATCTCGAGGCGGCGACTAAAGACGGTGATACCGCGCTGCTACGCGCCGTGCGCAACCGTAATCTGGAAATGGTGCAAATGTTGTTGGATCGCAAGGCAAAGGTGACGGCGAGCGATAAACGTGGCGACACTTGCTTGCACATTGCCATGCGCGCGCGTTCCAAAGCAATTGTTGAGGCATTGCTGCGCAACCCCAAGAACAGTCAACTCTTGTACAGAGCGAATAAGGCTGGTGAGACGCCATACAATATTGATACCATACATCAAAAAACTATATTGGGACAAGTATTCGGCGCGCGTCGTCTCAATACGAATGAAGACTCGGAAGGCATGCTCGGCTATGAATTGTACTCGTCCGCTTTGGCTGATGTATTGAGTGAGCCTACGCTAACCACACCCATTACGGTCGGTTTGTACGCCAAATGGGGTAGCGGTAAAAGTTTTCTGCTCAACAAACTACGAGATGAGATGAATAATTTCGCTCGCCAGTGGGCGGAACTGCCCATCAATACGAGCGGCTTGATGTTCCTGGTTAATCTGCATATTGCGTTAGTGCTAGGCACCGTAGTCGGCCTATCTTCGTGGTCTGCCATGTGGGGCAGTATAGCAGCAGTGCTTTATTTAGTGTTCACATACCTCCTGCTTGCCAGTATTAATTATGCCAATAACCATATGGATGTCTACTGGGCATATTCGGTGCAACATGGTATTATGAAGCGTTTCGGTCGTCTGCGTCTAATATTACAGGTGGCATTCTGTCATCCGCCTGGTGCGCAAGCGGACACACAAGCGAAACCGGTGCGTTTTCACTTTGCTGAGGCGAGCAGCGCGTCGCCTACGGGCGAGAGCGCGGTTACGCATATGTTGGCTGCGCTCTATGAGGCCATCGAATCGCACTATGGCTGGCTGTCTACACGCTTGTATCGCGCGTTTCGTCCTAAAGCGTTGAAAGTGACATCCGGTTGGCGCTGGCGTCGCATGTGTTGCATGCCAATTGTGATTGTTTTCGAGTTATGTCTATTAACACTTATTACGGGTATCTCACTCGTGGTGGCGTATTTCACGTACGCTTCGGCTGAGGAAAAAGAAAGGATACTCGTTTCGCTTTATGTAATTTGCGCGATATTAGTGACTATCATTTGCACGAATTTACACGGACTGGCGAAGGCATTCGGTTCGCTCTTCATTTCACAAGGACGCCATTTGCGTCGTTCGGTGCGTCTTAATGAGGGTGCGCCACTGACTGCAATGGGCGCCGAGGTGGCTCTCATGACCGATATGGTGAAG TGCCTGGATGCTTTTACGAATCAGCAAAGCCGCCTTGTGGGCGTTGTAGACGCTTTGGATTCCTGTGATACGGAGCGCATACTTTGCGTGCTCAACGCCATACAAACGTTACTCTCCTCGCCGAATCGTCCATTTGTTTTGCTTATCGCTGTCGATCCGCATGTAATTGCGAAAGCAGCAGAGGCTAATAGCAGACGTCTCTTCACCGAAGGTGGCATTGGCGGCCACGATTTCTTGCGCAATCTAGTGCACTTGCCGGTGTATTTGCAGAATTCTGGTTTGCGTAAGGTGCAACGCGCTCAAATGACCGCTATGCTCTTCAAACGCAACTACAGTGAATTCCCCAATGAAGATGGTCCCACACTGGGACATTCGGTGTCGGCGCGTCGCTTGTCCAATGCATCGGAAATAATGTCCAGTCAAGAGAAATTGCGCACCTCGCATAATCCCGGGCGCAGCGGAAAGAAGATGCGTCTCTCCGAATCGGTGGCCAGTTCGATTGGATCGAATTTGCATCGCTTGGGTCAGAATCCGCAGGGCGTGCTCGATCTGTCGCGCATCATGTTAACCGATGACTATTTTAGTGATGTGAATCCGCGCAGCATGCGTCGTCTCATGAATGTCATCTACATAACAG TGCGTCTACTGAAAGCATTCCAAATAGACTTTAGTTGGTATCGTTTAAGTTCTTGGATCAATTTAACGGAGCAGTGGCCACTGCGCGCCAGCATGATTGTGCTGCAACACGACAACTTCATGGATTCATATGACGATAATGTATCGCTGCAAGCAGTCTATGAAAA agTACGCCCAAAAATCGCTTGTCTACGCGAGGCAGCACCATTGCTCGAGCTCGATCGTGATGAGCGCAAATTGGATGCATTCTTGCAGTTGCATAAATCGGATTTGTTAGTGGCGGATTTGCGCATATTTCTGCCTTTCACAATCAATCTCGATCCATATTTGAGAAAAGTTTTGAAAg AGGACCAACAATCGATCGAAGATGAAGGCACGCTAATGCTGCAGAATAAGCCGAGCATTAATCCTGCCGTACGCATACCCCCACCAATACCGACGTATGTGCCTTCGCCTGCTGCTTATCCCCCATATCAATTATTCCACAACGACTATGAGTTGAGACATCGAAATGCCAGTATAAATTCAGAACCGGCAATGACGCCGCTAATCGGCTCGCCAAGTGATTCGTTTGGT gatgACGTGCTGCAGACAAAACTATCCGACCTAACGGTTGAAGGTGTCGTCAGCTTGCTGGAACGCGTCGATGACTTGCGTCCCGCCTTACCGAAGTTGTCACCTATTCTCAAAGAGAATGCCATAAATGGGCGCGTACTGAAATACTGCGATATCACCGATCTGAAAGGG GTGCTCGGTCTCAATTTTGGCCACTGGGAATTATTTAGATTACTTATAAACACACTGCGAGACTGTGAAAAATTGCAACGTAAATTCAAACCAACACCGGCGATAGCTGATGTGCCAGCCCCAAACACGACGGCACCAAAAGACAGCACAGACACACATACGCTGGCGCCGAGTCAACCGCATTCACGTAAAAACTCAACCACCAGTCATATGGAAAAGCAG GTCACGCTGGAGGAGCAAATGATTTGCGGCGCATTGCAAACCCTCAACGAGGAAGCCTTCGAAGATGTGGCGAGCAGTGAGCGACCCAGCCCATCGGGTTTGCCTACAGGTGAGATGTTAGCTGCAGCTGCACAACTGCAATTAGCGCCCATACGCGAGTCATCGGAATTCGGTTCACCGTCCGATGACCTCAAATTTAATCACTTCCTACAGTatgccaacaataacaactacggCAATTTTCATACACAACAACATAATCACAGCGACAGCACGCATTCGCTGCAAAGTATTGGtattggtggtggtggtggtggtggtgttgtCGGTGGTAATAACACTATTCATATGGGTAATGGAGGCACTGGCGTTTTTAATACTGGTCATGTTGGTGGTGGCATTGGTGCTGGCGACATGTATAAGTTGCGTCATAGTATTGTTGGTGATGCCAGCACCCAAGCTGCCGTACAATTGTTGgctaatcaacaacaacaacaccagttGACAGCTGGTGGGCATGGTCATCATCGCAATCAGCGCCATCACTCTGTAGGTGATGATTTGCTCTATGAATCCCTAAtgccacaacagcaacaactgcgTTCgcctatacaacaacaacatcagcaacaacaacaacaacgcaataCAGTACCAACAGTTGTTGTCATACCAAATACAAATGGTGATCACGATATCAGCGATACGCCTCTATAG